The Procambarus clarkii isolate CNS0578487 chromosome 39, FALCON_Pclarkii_2.0, whole genome shotgun sequence region CCGCTGTGGCGTCCACCGCACCGCTGTGGCGTCCACCGCACCGCTGTGGCGTCCACCGCACCGCTGTGGCGTCCACCGCACCGCTGTGGAGCTGGGGACAATGTGTGTATAGCCAGTCGTCCGAGAACGATagtatttattgttattttttaccAAGGCTAAAGGGTGTAATACCTCGGCAGGTATTACACTGGCCTGCACCCGACGCCAGGCACCCGACGCCAGGCACCCGACGCCAGGCACTTGACGTAGGCACCCGACGCCAGGCACCAGACGCCAGGCACCCGACGCCAGGCACCAGACGCCAGGCACCAGACGCCAGGCACCAGACGCCAGGCACCAGACGCCATGCACCAGACGCCAGGCACCAGACGCCAGGCACCAGACGCCAGGCACCCGACGCCAGGCACCAGACGCCAGGCACCAGACGCCAGGCACCCGACGCCAGGCACCAGACGCCAGGCACCCGACGCCAGGCACCAGACGCCAGGCACCAGACGCCAGGCACCAGACGCCAGGCACCCGACGCCAGGCACCAGACGCCAGGCACCCGACGCCAGGCACCAGACGCCAGGCACCCGACGCCAGGCACCAGACGCCAGGCACCAGACGCCAGGCACCCGACGCCAGGCACCCGACGCCAGGCACCAGACGCCAGGCACCCGACGCCAGGCACTTGACGTAGGCATTCGACGCCAGGCACCAGACGTAGGCACCCGACGCCAGGCACTTGACGTAGGCATCCGACGCCAGGCCCTTGACGTAGGCACCCGACGCCAGGCACCAGACGCCAGGCACCCGACGCCAGGCACCAAACGCAGGCACCAGACGCCAGGCACCAAACGTCAGGCACCCGACACCAGGCACCCGACGCCAGGCACCCGACGCCAGGCACCAGACGCAGGCACCAGACGCCAGGCACCCGACGCCAGGCACCCGACGCCAGGCACCAGACGCAGGCACCCGACGCAGGCACCAGACGCCAGGCACCCGACGCCAGGCACCAGACGCAGGCACCAGACGCCAGGCACCAAACGCCAGGCACCCGACGCCAGGCACCAGACGCCAGGCACCAGACGCAGGCACCAGACGCCAGGCACCCGACGCCAGGTACCAGACGCAGGCACCAGACGCCAGGCACCAGACGCCAGGCACCAGACGCCCGACGCCAGGCACCAGACGCAGGCACCAGACGCCAGGCACCCGACGCCAGGCACCAGACGCAGGCACCAGACGCCAGGCACCCGACGCCAGGCACTAGACGCAGGCACCAGACGCCAAGCACCCGACGCCAGGCACCCGACGCCAGGCACCAGACGCCAGGCACTAGACGCAGGCACCCGACGCCAGGCACTAGACGCAGGCACCAGACGCCAGGCACCCGACGCCAGGCACCAGACGCAGGCACAAGACGCCAGGCACCCGACGCCAGGCACCCGACGCCAGGCACCAGACGCCAGACGCCGGCACCAGACGCCAGGCACCCGACGCCAGGCATCAGACGCAGGCACCAGACGCCAGGCACCAGACGCCAGGCACCCGACGCCAGGCACCCGACGCCAGGCACCAGACGCCAGGCACTAGACGCAGGCACCAGACGCAGGCACCAGACGCCAGGCACCCGACGCAGGCACCCGACGCCAGGCACCCGACGCCAGGCACCCGACGCCAGGCACCAGACACCAGGCACCAGACGCAGGCACCCGACGCCAGGCACCAGACGCCAGGCACCCGACGCCAGGCACTAGACGCCAGGCACCAGACGCCAGGCACCCGACGCAGGCACCCGACGCAGGCACCCGACGCCAGGCACCCGACGCAGGCACCCGACGCCAGGCACCCGACGCCAGGCACCCGACGCCAGGCATCAGACGCAGGCATCAGACGCCAGGCACCCAAAGCAGGAACCCGACGCCAGGCACCCGACGCAGGCACCCGACGCCAAGCACCCGACGCCAGGCACCAGACGCAGGCACCAGACGCTAGGCACCAGACGCAGGCACCCGACGCCAGGCACCAGACGCCAGGCACTTGACGCCAGGCACCAGACGCCAGGCACCAGACGCCAGGCACCCGACGCCAGGCACCCGACGCCAGGCACCCGACGCCAGGCACCAGACGCAGGCACCAGACGCCAGGCACTAGACGCAGGCACCCAACGCCAGGCACCAGACGATAGGCACCAGACGCCAGGCACCCGACGCCAGGCACCCGACGCGAGGCACCAGACGCAGGCACCAGACGCCAGGCACCAGACGCCAGGCACCCGACGCCAGGCACCAGACGCCAGGCACCTGACGCCAGGCACTAGACGCAGGCACCACACGCAGGCACCAGACGCCAGGCACCAGACGTAGGCATCCGACGCCAGGCACCCGACGCCAGGCACCAGACGTAGGCATCCGACGCCAGGCACTTGACGTAGGCACCCGACGCCAGGCACTTGACGTAGGCATCCGACGCCAGGCACCAGACGCCAGGCACCCGACGCCAGGCACCAGA contains the following coding sequences:
- the LOC138372681 gene encoding serine/arginine repetitive matrix protein 1-like encodes the protein MHQTPGTRRQAPDARHPTPGTRRQAPDARHPTPGTRRQAPDARHQTPGTRRQAPDARHPTPGTRRQAPDARHQTPGTRRQAPDARHQTPGTRRQAPDARHQTPGTRRQALDVGIRRQAPDVGTRRQALDVGIRRQALDVGTRRQAPDARHPTPGTKRRHQTPGTKRQAPDTRHPTPGTRRQAPDAGTRRQAPDARHPTPGTRRRHPTQAPDARHPTPGTRRRHQTPGTKRQAPDARHQTPGTRRRHQTPGTRRQVPDAGTRRQAPDARHQTPDARHQTQAPDARHPTPGTRRRHQTPGTRRQALDAGTRRQAPDARHPTPGTRRQALDAGTRRQALDAGTRRQAPDARHQTQAQDARHPTPGTRRQAPDARRRHQTPGTRRQASDAGTRRQAPDARHPTPGTRRQAPDARH